Proteins found in one Maridesulfovibrio sp. genomic segment:
- a CDS encoding flavodoxin family protein — MKILCLQGSARKNGHTAKMIDWVEEELKEMGHEVESIYLNDKEMKGCIACAKCKEKPEEIGCVIKDDIPAILEQIVASDAVVFASPLYFWGPSAQLKTVIDRTFSLYVNYHMPDHSSLIKDQRHGFLVTGGGPYENNAAETFTAFSRMKKPHMTNHTATLFLGGCKNPEDLGEEAKLQAVEFARELVK; from the coding sequence ATGAAAATTCTTTGCCTTCAGGGCAGTGCCCGAAAGAATGGGCATACTGCTAAAATGATTGATTGGGTTGAAGAAGAACTCAAGGAAATGGGCCATGAAGTTGAATCCATCTACCTTAATGATAAGGAAATGAAAGGATGCATAGCTTGCGCCAAGTGTAAAGAAAAACCGGAAGAAATCGGCTGTGTGATAAAAGACGATATCCCTGCAATTCTGGAACAGATAGTAGCTTCCGACGCAGTAGTTTTCGCTTCGCCACTTTACTTCTGGGGCCCATCTGCACAACTTAAAACTGTGATAGACAGGACCTTCAGTCTTTACGTAAACTACCATATGCCCGACCACAGTTCCCTCATTAAGGACCAGCGTCACGGTTTTCTGGTTACCGGCGGAGGGCCATACGAAAACAACGCAGCGGAAACCTTCACCGCATTCTCCAGAATGAAAAAACCGCACATGACCAACCACACTGCAACTCTTTTTCTTGGAGGCTGTAAAAATCCTGAAGACCTCGGGGAAGAAGCAAAACTGCAGGCCGTAGAATTTGCGCGGGAATTGGTTAAATAA
- a CDS encoding IS3 family transposase (programmed frameshift), which translates to MKKEESQRVRRSQRDYTMGFKLAVVAMVEEGEMTYKQAQKTYGIQGRSTVLVWLRKHGTLDWSKPMVHLKRMPKSKETPAQKIKRLEKELQEEKIKTMLLNEMIDISDRELGTSIRKKPYPRAARGLQETKQISLSACCRQLGVSRQSIYQAEKRHKVREKQFQEVKKLVLSLRARMPRLGTRKLYFLLREKFVARGIKLGRDAFFALLRREHLLIKTRKNYTKTTNSKHWLKKHPNLLKEFKPQYSEEVFVSDITYVKTLNKTYYLSLITDSFSRKIVGHNLSSDLSAEGTAKALDMAIKNRKTRNKTIHHSDRGLQYASSIYQNKLKKAEMVPSMTDGYDCYQNALAERINGILKQEFLVFKCTSFDELNSLVKESIEIYNSERPHLSLKMKTPNQIHKQGCGGTPTAL; encoded by the exons ATGAAAAAGGAAGAAAGTCAAAGAGTAAGGCGAAGTCAGCGCGATTACACAATGGGCTTTAAATTAGCGGTTGTTGCGATGGTAGAAGAAGGCGAAATGACCTACAAGCAAGCCCAAAAGACATACGGGATTCAAGGCCGCAGCACTGTTTTAGTCTGGCTGAGAAAGCACGGAACCCTTGACTGGAGCAAACCTATGGTACATCTGAAAAGAATGCCAAAATCTAAAGAGACTCCAGCACAAAAGATCAAGCGTCTTGAAAAAGAGCTTCAGGAAGAGAAGATCAAAACTATGCTTCTCAACGAAATGATTGATATTTCTGACAGAGAACTGGGTACTTCCATAAGAAAAAAAC CTTACCCCCGAGCTGCACGAGGTCTTCAGGAAACAAAGCAAATAAGTTTATCTGCTTGCTGTAGACAGCTCGGGGTGAGTCGGCAATCGATATATCAGGCTGAAAAACGCCATAAGGTACGGGAAAAACAGTTCCAAGAAGTAAAGAAACTTGTTTTGAGTCTGCGGGCCAGAATGCCTCGGCTGGGAACGCGTAAGCTTTATTTTTTATTGCGTGAGAAATTTGTAGCTCGTGGAATCAAGCTTGGACGGGATGCCTTTTTCGCATTATTGCGCAGAGAGCATTTACTGATAAAAACAAGAAAAAATTACACAAAAACTACAAATTCAAAGCATTGGCTCAAAAAACATCCTAATTTATTGAAGGAGTTTAAGCCTCAGTATTCAGAAGAAGTCTTTGTTAGTGATATAACTTACGTAAAAACGTTAAATAAAACATACTATCTATCACTAATTACAGACTCTTTTAGCAGAAAAATTGTAGGTCACAATTTGAGTTCTGATCTTAGTGCCGAAGGGACCGCTAAAGCTTTAGATATGGCTATCAAAAACCGAAAAACGCGAAACAAAACAATCCACCATTCAGATCGTGGATTGCAGTACGCATCGTCCATTTATCAAAACAAGCTCAAGAAAGCCGAAATGGTCCCATCTATGACAGATGGGTATGATTGTTACCAAAATGCGTTAGCTGAACGTATAAATGGAATTTTAAAACAAGAATTTTTGGTGTTTAAATGCACTAGTTTTGATGAGTTAAATTCACTCGTAAAAGAGTCTATTGAAATATATAATTCTGAACGTCCTCATCTTAGTTTGAAAATGAAAACACCGAACCAAATACATAAACAGGGCTGTGGGGGTACCCCCACAGCCCTGTAG